ATATACTGATACCAGAGGCGCTACTGGAACCATCATAGCTAATAGCCACTTGCTGCCATTCGTCAAATCTGACTGGCTTTTGGCTTATCAGCTGAATTGCATTGTACGGAAACTCATGCGACAGACGAAACTCCAGTTTGTCGCCACTAATGAGCACTTCATAACCCCTGTACCCTCCATAGTAACCGCTGGAGTATGAAAGTACTCCAGCATAATCTTTTACTTTTGGAGTTTTCATCCAGAAACTTATGGTAAAAGGGTCAGAGCGTTCAAATTCCTGAAGGTCCAGTCCCGCGCCATCAATTCCATTAAAAAGGCTTGCCTTACCTACTACCCCTTCCGTTTCGTCTATGTGCTCCAGTTTGGTATGACCTCTCTTACCCATTGGGTAATGCGCAATAAGTCCTTTTGGCTTTTGAGTTTTGAGTAAAGCTGTCTGATTATTTTGCTGTAACCACTTGGTAAATGATGTCTTCTCACCGGCTTTAACATCTGCCAGCTTCTGCTCCTGCTCCAGTATTTTAGATTTCAGGAATGCTAATTGTGCCTCGGTTTCTTCATTGGTAAGCAACAGAGCAGGGCCCGGAGCTTCTCCTCCATCGCGAGGTGGGCGACCTACCTCATCCGTATTATTAAAAAAGGCAAACATTTTATAGTAGCTTTCCTGAGAGATGGGATCGTACTTATGATCATGGCAACGAGCACACTCCATGGTAAGCCCAATAAAAGCTTTTCCTAAAGTGTTGGTACGGTCGGCTACATATTCTACCCTGTATTCTTCTTCTATAATTCCTCCTTCTACATTTTGTACATGATTACGGTTGAAGCCCGTAGCCATAATTTGCTCCTGGGTAGCATTTGGTAAAAGGTCTCCGGCAATTTGCCAGCTTACAAACTTATCGTAAGGCAGATTGCGGTTAAAAGCACTAATCACCCAGTCACGCCAGGGCCACATATAGCGAAACTGATCGTCCTGATAGCCGTGTGTATCGGCATAACGGGAAATTTCCATCCACTGTGAAGCCATTCGCTCTCCGTAGTGAGGAGAAGCCAGTAAGCGGTCCACCAGCTTCTCATAAGCATTTTCAGAGGTGTCGTTTAAAAAATAATCTATCTCTTCAGGGCTGGGAGGAAGGCCGGTAAGATCAAAGCTTAGTCGGCGGATAAGTGTTTCTTTAGAAGCTTCAGGGCTTAAGTTCAGGCTTTCACGCGCCAGGCGTCTCATCACAAAGTGGTCTATTTCATTGTTAGCCTGGTCTGCCTCAGCAACCTCCGGTACCTCCTGTTTGTCAGGCTTAATAAAAGACCAGTGTTTTTTGTAGGCAGCCCCTTCTTCTATCCAGCGTGTGAGTATAGCGATTTCATACTCACTTAGTTGTAAGTTTGACTCCGGTGGCGGCATTTTAAGCTCGGGATCGTCGCTAACCATTCGGATGTAGACCTCACTATCTTCTGCATACCCCGGTACTATCGCATGCCGATCTTTATTTTCTTTCAGGGCAGCATATGCCCCCTCTTCCGTATCCAGGCGCAGACCTGCCTCCTGCGTATTTTTATCAGGGCCATGGCAGGCATAGCAGCGATCAGAAAGGATGGGCTTTACATGAAAGTTGAAGTCAATCTGCTGGGGTAGCTGTGCTTCTACTTCCGGAGAAAACTTTACCTGCTCCGGGCCGCAGGCAAAAAGACAGAGTAACAAAAAGGTATAGACTATGCCTAGGTTTTTCATAAGACAGGTTCTTAGCAATATTGAGTGTATAAGTTAAAAAACTATATACTATTTTGCATGAGCGGCACCTATATTAGGCAAAAGCTATAATCATTTCGTTAAAATCGTATCACTACATCATTAAACCTACTTACCCATTTAGCTTGCCTGAGCACTTGCTGAAATATTCTTTCTCTTAAGACTAACTGTATGTTAAAAGCTTACCTAGAGTTTCTGGCATCCCTCAAACTTGATAATCGTTTGCGTAGCATTCGCTGCCTGGAAGAAGACCTGAGAGGAGAGCTTAACCCGGCTTGCCTGCTGGATGAGCTTTTCTTTGAGAAAAAACAGTGGGTAGATTTTGAGACATTCTACGATATGTATCTGGAGGCTAAGCTAGAGCAACTTCAAGTCCGCTTTCAGGATAAAAAACAGCAAGATCTACTAAAAGGCTTAAAGGCGAGGCTATATCGTACGCAGTGCGGTATATTAACGGAGTATCAGGCTTTTCTGGCTGCCAGGCTGGTTTTTGGTGAGCAGTATGTTCACCGAAGTATTGCCCAGGACAAAAGAGGGGTTGACTTTAGCATTTGGCATCAGCAAAAAACTTATCACGTGCACATTTTTGTAGATAGCAGCAGGGCATGGTACTACCGCCAGTACAAAAGTGAATTTAAAAACGTAGAACAGTCGGCAGGAATCCACATCAACTTTCCTTATGCCCTTGCTCCCGGCAAGCTCAACTCACTATACTACCTGCCCAATGGCTTTGGTGTATATACACCCGCCTACCTCCATTATTTACATACAGAGCTTTATTCAGGGAAATTATTGAAGAATCAGGTCTGCGGAGTAAAAGAGGATGGTTTCATATACCGGAGTATTTCTTAACTTGTCGCCTGAAATTGCGAAAGCAGCATGAGTGAGCCTTATACCTTATACCTGGACAACTGCTACGGCCTTAGCCAGGTGGCCGATGAAAGTGTAGATGCGCTGGTTACTGACCCTCCTTACGGCATTGGTTTTCAGACCCATGCCTGGGATCGTAACTTACCTGACCCACAAATCTGGAACGACTGTCTGCGGGTGCTGAAACCCGGAGCTTTTGGGCTTATCTTTTCTTCTGTGCGTTTGATGCACAGGCTGATGGTAGCAGTAGAAGATCGGGGTTTTCTAATAAAAGATGTGTTGTTCTGGGCTTTTCTTAATGGTATGCCTAAAAGTAGAAATGTTGGATTGTCTATTGATCGTAGCCTGGGGGTAGAGAGTGAAGTGGATGGCTATTATCAATATGTGCAGGGGTATAAAAAAGGCGGTGCCGACAGTTACACCATTAGCGAGAAAAAGGCAAGGTGCAAGCCTGCTTCTGAAGAAGGTAAGCGATATAATGGTGCAGGTTTGGGTGTAAAACCCGCATATGAGCCTATCATCCTTATCCAAAAGCCTCTGGATACAAACTGCAATGTGGCTGAGAATATTATTAAGCATGGTACAGGAGCCCTCAACCTGGAAGAGACAAGGCTGCCTTTTGAAAAAGGAGAAGCTGGTAAGATAGGCCATAACCCTCACCCCAAAGGGAGAGTGCCCGCTAATATTATCCGTACAGAAGCCTGGGATGATGGCTATGATAAGTTTTTTCTGGTACCTAAAGTTAGACAGCACGCAGAGGACTTTAACAAACACCCTACCCTTAAGCCCGTACAACTCATGCAACATTTGGTAAAACTGGTAAGCTTTGAAGGGCAGCTCGTGCTAGATCCTTTTATGGGTAGTGGTAGTACCGGAATTGCCTGCCAGCAACTAGAGCGCAGATTCTTAGGCTACGAGTCTAATGAAGAATATTATAGAGTAGCTCAGAAAAGACTGGATATGGCTGAACCATTATCTCCTAACGAAAAGAAAGCCTAAAGCTGTATTCATCAACCTACTCTACCTTCTAAAAGAAAGTATGGGATGAGTCTATCTGTAAGCCTGGGCAAATATTTTCTGGTGACGCAGCCATGTTTAACCAGTTTTTCCACTATTTAACCAGCTTAAATTGGTTTGAAACTGTCTCTACTCCTCCATGCCAAGTCATCTTTGATAACCTGCTCTCTAGCACTCACAACAAGGTTCGCAAATCTCATATCGGTTTTTGCATAAGATTTAATTCTATAAAACAGAAGCAGCTAGTTTTAGATATTAGGTTATTTACTGAAAGTACACAAAAAAACCTCTGCTTACGCAGAGGTATATTAATTTACCAGACAATACTAAATTTATAAAAACTCTTTCACTGCTTCGCTTAGGTCGTAAATTTTGTTATTCAGCTGTTTTTCTAAGATACTACTTCCCGCAGCTGAGCGATAACCTCCTGCACAGTGTACCACTACAGGCTTATCGGTCTGTATTTCATTTGCTCTTTCCCTGAGCTCATATAGTGGGATGCTTTGTGCATTATCAAAGAGTTTTTCTCCTTCGGACACATTACGGATATCTACCACATGATAGGCCTGGGGGTTCTGTTTAAAGTCGTCCAGATTAAACTCAGCACTTTTTTCTGTCAGATCTTCTTTAACGACTACAGCTCCTTTGATTTGCTGCTCATAACCAATTTTAGCTGCCTTACGAATGAGTTCTTCTAACTCGTTTTCGCTTTCTGCAAGCAAGTAATAAGCCTCTTCGGGCTTTACAATTGAGCCGAGCCAGGTTTCAAACTTTGCTCCATTCATTATATTGATAGCACCAGATGGGTGACCTTCTTTGAACTTCTCTTGTGGACGGCTATCTACTACAAGAGTTCCTTTCTCTATTTGCTCCACCTGCTTTAAACGCGGAACAGCTTTAATGCTATCTTCTAGAGCCTGCGCACCTTTTCGGTTTACTTCTACATCGTAAGGGAAATAATGAGGTACAAAAGGTTGACCTTCCAGTAAGGCTTCTACAAAAGCTGCTTCTTCTTTAATCTGAAATGCCCAGTTGTCTTCTTTCTCTCTTCCAATTGTACTGGATTTATCTGTGCTCATATTTTTTCCACATAACGAACCTGCTCCGTGGGCCGGATACACAATTATGTTTTCATCTAATGGCTTGTAGACCTCATTAATAGTACGAAACATTTTACCGGCCAGCACTTTTCGCTGAGCTTTAGTTTTGCCTGCACCTTCTCTTAGATCAGGACGACCTACATCGCCCACAAATAAGGAGTCACCTGTAAATATGGCATAGGGCTTGTTTTCTTCATCATACAGCAAATAAGAGCTATGGTCAGGAGAGTGTCCAGGAGAATAGAGCGCCTTAATTCTAAGCTTACCCAGCTGTAATTCTTCTCCGTCTTGCAAGATACGATGCGGATAATCTGCTCCCATGTCCGCATTAATATATATTGTAGCTCCTAATTGTTCGTGAAGTTCTTTATGAGAACTGACAAAATCCGCATGAGGATGGGTTTCCAGTACCGCTACTATTTTAGCATTGTTTTGTTGTGCAAAGTCCTGATAGGGCTTTGGGTTTCTTGCCGGGTCTACTACTGCTACCTTTCCTTCACTTATAATTGCATAGGAGGCATGAGCCAGTCCTTCATCATAAAATTGCTTAACTTTCATATCTTCAGTAATTCTTGATTTAACATTTCTATTACTATTAAAAACGCAACACATGAAAATATGTTCATGTGTTTCTTTATAAATTTATTTAATACTACAAACTCACTTACAGGCATTGCATATGTTTGGTTTGCATCAGACACAAAAAAACCCGATGTGGTATGCATCGGGTTAAATGTTTTTATAGTAAAACAAAATCAGCCTTTGAGTAAATGACTTTTAAGGGCCTCTAAATCCGCTGGAATAAGAGTAGCGTTCTTTTCTGACTGCATGATAGCCTGAAGGCTTTCTGGCATTTTTACAGATTCGCCTATCGTATCCTCTACAGTATCTACAAATTTAGCCGGGTGGGCAGTAGCCAGAATTACGCCATAAGAATCTTCTTTTTGCTGAGCCTGATAATCTTTCAGTCCTAAATAGCCTACTGCTGTATGCGGGCACATGGTATAGCCGTAGTATTTGTCAAAAACTTCTTTTATAGCTTCTGTTGTTTGTTTATCGGTATAGCGTGCACCGCTAATGTCTTGCTGTATATTATTTAGCAATTCTGTTTCACTAGCTGCTGGCCTGGTCTGGTAGAAAGCCTGTAAACGAGCAAAATTGCTAGGATTACCTACGTCCATAGCATTAGAAAGAGTCTGCAACGAAGGCTTAGGCTCAAAAGCACCACCCTCTAAATATTTAGGTACAATATCATTAACGTTGGTAGAGGCTACAATATGTTGTATAGGTAAACCTAAACGCTTGGCAATAAGACCTCCGCATAGATTTCCGAAGTTACCACTGGGTACCGCAAAAACTAATTTTTTATTGGCATCAAATGAAAGTTGCCTTTTTAGCTGTGCATAAGCATTGAAGTAATAGAAAGATTGCGGAATTAGGCGACTAATATTGATTGAATTAGCAGAAGACAGCTTCAGCCTGGCACGTAGATCTTTATCTAAAAAAGCCTCTTTTACCATTCGCTGGCAGTCATCAAAAGTACCTTCTACTTCCAGCGCCTCTACATTATTGCCTACTGTGGTCAACTGCTTCTCCTGCAGTTCACTGACTTTACCTTTAGGGTAGAGCAGCGTAACTTTGATACCTGCTACGTTAAGAAAACCCTGGGCTACCGCCCCACCAGTATCCCCAGAAGTAGCTACCAATATATGAATTTCTTCATCGGAAGGGCTTTCCTGCAAAAACCATGACATGGTACGGGCCATAAAGCGTGCACCAAAATCTTTAAAAGCCAGCGTAGGTCCGTGAAAAAGTTCTAGTACAAACTTCTCATCATCTAGTTTGGCAAGCGGTGCTGGAAAATTTACTGCATCGTCTATAATGTCTCTCAACTTAACGGCAGGAATCTCTTCGTTGAGCAAGGCATCGGCTACTTCAAAAGCAATCTCCTGAAAGGTGAGATTCTCTATATTTTCAAAAAAACTGTCTTTGAGTTCAGGAAAATATTCAGGCATGTATAAACCTTTATCTTCGGGCAAGCTATTGAAAAGTGCCTCCTGAAAACTTACTTTATTGCTACGCTGCTGATCGTTGGTACTATATAAATGCATGAGAAAAAGTACAGGTTGATGAATGTAAGAGTGAGTATATTAATTGTCTGCTTAATTAGTCAACTACCCGAGGGCCATCTCGGTTGATAGGCGACACATAAACTTCGCTATCAATATTGAGCATTCCGAAGGCATTTTGCATCTTTCGCCCTACCTCTATGGCAGTTTCTTCATCTTTACTTAAAGCGAAGACTGACGGACCTGAACCAGAAATACCACAGCCTAAAGCCCCAGCACGCATAGCGCTATACTTTACACTGTCGAAGCCTGGAATCAGGATAGAGCGAATAGGCTCGATAATTACGTCCTGCATGGATCGGCCAATAAGATCATAATCGCACTGCCAAAGTCCGGCAACCAGGCCGGCGGTATTTCCCCACTGTATGGTCGCATCTTTAAGAGAAATCTGCTTGCGTAAAATACTACGTGCATCGCGAGTTTGTACCTCTACCTGTGGATGAATAACCGTTACCCATAACGATAAAGGAGTGGGTATAGAGATTACATCCAGTGGCTCGTAGCTCCTTACCAGTACAAAGCCTCCAATAAGCGCGGGAGCTACATTATCGGCATGGGCAGAGCCACAAGCCAGCCTTTCTCCTTCCATCGCGTAAGGTAAAAGTCCTTTGCGCTCAGGGATTGCTTTTTCTGGCTCATGCCTTACCAATAGTTCGTTAATCGCATGTAAGCCGGCAACGGCACTCGCCGCGCTAGAACCCAGCCCACTGCCTAAAGGCATATTTTTATAAAGGGTAATACTGGCTCCGTACTTTGAGTCCACATCTTTTAGAAGTTGTTGCACAACCAGACTAACTGTATTTTTATCAGGATCCAGGGGCAGTTTACCTTCATCACCGATAATTTTTTCTATCTCTACTACTCCTCGTTTATCGGTTAGACGCATTACCACCTCATCACCAGGTTGCTCTATGGCAAACCCCATGATATCAAATCCACAGGCTACATTGGCTACGGTAGCCGGGGCAAACACGCGTATGCTTTTTTCCAAGATTATGAGTAATTATTTAGAAGATAGATTGGAGGAGTTATAACAAACTCAGTCATTTTCTATCCATTTGACAAGCAAGTTGCAAAAATAGTGAATTATCGCAAAATAATTCATGCTAAAGCCTGATGCGCTGTATGAGCGGGTAAAGGGCTTGCTTTTAAGTTTAAGCTAAAAATTGTAAATAACTACCACATCACTTTGGAAAGAAAATATTTACTTTCTTAATAGAGCAGCAACAATAGCAAACTTTCTGCTTATTACTAAAACCTATGAGTGCTATGGCAAATATGGGGACATCTTAAGGAAGGCAATTACGCGGAAAGCACAAAAAAACCGATATCCGTAAAACAGATACCGGTTCCACTAATAATCACTCTATTCAAAAATCCTATTTTAGTTTCTTAAAGGTTTACCTCCCTGTAGAAGGGACTGTATACGCTCCAGCGTTTTCTTTTCTCCAGTTAGCGACAAGAAAGCTTCACGCTCCAGATCTAGCAGATATTGCTCAGATACATGCTGAGGGTAAGAAAGCTCACCTCCGCACATCACATAGGCAATTTTTTCCGCAATTTTTTTGTCATGGTCAGAGATATAATGCCCCTGATGCATGCCATAGATACCTGCCAGGAACAAAGCGATACCCGGCTTACCTTGCACTTTAATATCTTTTCGCTGCACTGGCTGTGAGTAGCCCTGCTCTGCCATTGCCAGTACGGCATCTTTAGCATCAGCAATCAGCCGGTTTTTATTCATCGTTACCAAGTCACGATCACGAAGAATATGCATATCAAAAGCCTCACGTGCAGAGGTAGCCACTTTAGCAGTAGCGATGTTCATAAAGGCGTTTTGCAGAGCATTAAATTCAATATCACCGGCTTCCAGACTATCAGAAACTCTCAGTGTCATCTCTTTTGTTCCTCCACCAGCTGGTATCAGGCCTACTCCAACTTCTACCAGACCAATATAGGTTTCTGCGGATGCTACCACCTGGTCCGCATGCATGGTAAGCTCACAGCCTCCGCCTAAGCTTAAGCCATGTGGGGCTACCACAACCGGTACAGACGAATAACGCGCCCGCATCATTGTGTTCTGGAACTGACGAATCATCATTTCAATCTCATCAAATTCCTGCTCTATCGCGAACATAAAAAGCATGGCCAGATTGGCTCCTGCAGAAAAATTTTGCCCCTCGTTACCTATCACTACGCCGGTGTAATCTTTTTCTGCCATTTCTATTGCTCGATTAATGGCCTCTACCGGATCATTGCCCAGAGTATTCATTTTAGTATGGAATTCTACATTTAGCACCCCATCTCCCAGGTCGATAATGGAAGCTCCATCACTACTCCAGAGCACTTTGTTTTCGCGCAGTGTATCCAGCAAGATAAAATCATCTGTACCAG
This window of the Porifericola rhodea genome carries:
- a CDS encoding DUF1553 domain-containing protein, coding for MKNLGIVYTFLLLCLFACGPEQVKFSPEVEAQLPQQIDFNFHVKPILSDRCYACHGPDKNTQEAGLRLDTEEGAYAALKENKDRHAIVPGYAEDSEVYIRMVSDDPELKMPPPESNLQLSEYEIAILTRWIEEGAAYKKHWSFIKPDKQEVPEVAEADQANNEIDHFVMRRLARESLNLSPEASKETLIRRLSFDLTGLPPSPEEIDYFLNDTSENAYEKLVDRLLASPHYGERMASQWMEISRYADTHGYQDDQFRYMWPWRDWVISAFNRNLPYDKFVSWQIAGDLLPNATQEQIMATGFNRNHVQNVEGGIIEEEYRVEYVADRTNTLGKAFIGLTMECARCHDHKYDPISQESYYKMFAFFNNTDEVGRPPRDGGEAPGPALLLTNEETEAQLAFLKSKILEQEQKLADVKAGEKTSFTKWLQQNNQTALLKTQKPKGLIAHYPMGKRGHTKLEHIDETEGVVGKASLFNGIDGAGLDLQEFERSDPFTISFWMKTPKVKDYAGVLSYSSGYYGGYRGYEVLISGDKLEFRLSHEFPYNAIQLISQKPVRFDEWQQVAISYDGSSSASGISIYLDGEAVDVEVKRDNLYQSSLPIISQFGSNRYLRLGTRDNEKGFGNGALDEIMVFDRELSSPEVLLLAHQTAKLEKLLSQSTENMAENKGLFQYYLSTQSKAYQENLRALQRLRRAQNDTISAVPEMMVMGDREETRTTYLLERGSYDAHGQEVSPGTPETVFGFPDNLEANRLGLAQWLTHPDNPLTARVAVNRLWQQFFGEGIVGTPDDFGSQGSLPSHPALLDWLAVHFVESGWDVKAMQKLIVMSATYRQSSQASEDLLKKDPQNMLLARGASHRLPAEMIRNNALAASGLLAKKIGGPSVKPYQPAGLWKEKASVVGEREYKAGKGDDLYRRSLYTYWRRTIPPPSMLTFDADARNVCTVERQVTSTPLQALILLNDPQYVEASRILAERIQKEGGNKLEEQLSYGFKLLTGRAVLAEELEVFTHMYQEELKKYSAEPENAKALLSVGDKPRDPQLDLSKTAALAVVSNVMMNHDEFYTLR
- a CDS encoding TaqI family restriction endonuclease, yielding MLKAYLEFLASLKLDNRLRSIRCLEEDLRGELNPACLLDELFFEKKQWVDFETFYDMYLEAKLEQLQVRFQDKKQQDLLKGLKARLYRTQCGILTEYQAFLAARLVFGEQYVHRSIAQDKRGVDFSIWHQQKTYHVHIFVDSSRAWYYRQYKSEFKNVEQSAGIHINFPYALAPGKLNSLYYLPNGFGVYTPAYLHYLHTELYSGKLLKNQVCGVKEDGFIYRSIS
- the thrC gene encoding threonine synthase, producing the protein MHLYSTNDQQRSNKVSFQEALFNSLPEDKGLYMPEYFPELKDSFFENIENLTFQEIAFEVADALLNEEIPAVKLRDIIDDAVNFPAPLAKLDDEKFVLELFHGPTLAFKDFGARFMARTMSWFLQESPSDEEIHILVATSGDTGGAVAQGFLNVAGIKVTLLYPKGKVSELQEKQLTTVGNNVEALEVEGTFDDCQRMVKEAFLDKDLRARLKLSSANSINISRLIPQSFYYFNAYAQLKRQLSFDANKKLVFAVPSGNFGNLCGGLIAKRLGLPIQHIVASTNVNDIVPKYLEGGAFEPKPSLQTLSNAMDVGNPSNFARLQAFYQTRPAASETELLNNIQQDISGARYTDKQTTEAIKEVFDKYYGYTMCPHTAVGYLGLKDYQAQQKEDSYGVILATAHPAKFVDTVEDTIGESVKMPESLQAIMQSEKNATLIPADLEALKSHLLKG
- a CDS encoding DNA-methyltransferase yields the protein MSEPYTLYLDNCYGLSQVADESVDALVTDPPYGIGFQTHAWDRNLPDPQIWNDCLRVLKPGAFGLIFSSVRLMHRLMVAVEDRGFLIKDVLFWAFLNGMPKSRNVGLSIDRSLGVESEVDGYYQYVQGYKKGGADSYTISEKKARCKPASEEGKRYNGAGLGVKPAYEPIILIQKPLDTNCNVAENIIKHGTGALNLEETRLPFEKGEAGKIGHNPHPKGRVPANIIRTEAWDDGYDKFFLVPKVRQHAEDFNKHPTLKPVQLMQHLVKLVSFEGQLVLDPFMGSGSTGIACQQLERRFLGYESNEEYYRVAQKRLDMAEPLSPNEKKA
- a CDS encoding MBL fold metallo-hydrolase translates to MKVKQFYDEGLAHASYAIISEGKVAVVDPARNPKPYQDFAQQNNAKIVAVLETHPHADFVSSHKELHEQLGATIYINADMGADYPHRILQDGEELQLGKLRIKALYSPGHSPDHSSYLLYDEENKPYAIFTGDSLFVGDVGRPDLREGAGKTKAQRKVLAGKMFRTINEVYKPLDENIIVYPAHGAGSLCGKNMSTDKSSTIGREKEDNWAFQIKEEAAFVEALLEGQPFVPHYFPYDVEVNRKGAQALEDSIKAVPRLKQVEQIEKGTLVVDSRPQEKFKEGHPSGAINIMNGAKFETWLGSIVKPEEAYYLLAESENELEELIRKAAKIGYEQQIKGAVVVKEDLTEKSAEFNLDDFKQNPQAYHVVDIRNVSEGEKLFDNAQSIPLYELRERANEIQTDKPVVVHCAGGYRSAAGSSILEKQLNNKIYDLSEAVKEFL
- a CDS encoding homoserine kinase; this encodes MEKSIRVFAPATVANVACGFDIMGFAIEQPGDEVVMRLTDKRGVVEIEKIIGDEGKLPLDPDKNTVSLVVQQLLKDVDSKYGASITLYKNMPLGSGLGSSAASAVAGLHAINELLVRHEPEKAIPERKGLLPYAMEGERLACGSAHADNVAPALIGGFVLVRSYEPLDVISIPTPLSLWVTVIHPQVEVQTRDARSILRKQISLKDATIQWGNTAGLVAGLWQCDYDLIGRSMQDVIIEPIRSILIPGFDSVKYSAMRAGALGCGISGSGPSVFALSKDEETAIEVGRKMQNAFGMLNIDSEVYVSPINRDGPRVVD